From one Melioribacteraceae bacterium genomic stretch:
- a CDS encoding carboxypeptidase-like regulatory domain-containing protein: MKKLLTLLLIAFVAINFIACSSDDDEGPTGTTTYKVSGTITDADGNGVANQTVEAKSADDTKTTTTDAQGAYVFTGLTAGTTYTITANGTDYYFTTTGTGQVTLNADATVNFTAVGLYGTWVSEGANVAPLLVALFATAKIEATFNQNGSYTVVQTDTSGASFTLTGTFTMTKSTVNNIFEITAEQTSPAALTSSGIFEIYADSSPFNMKYEIVQTTPDIGATPPTPAGGFGSTNAGALGTLNVQTYVRQ, translated from the coding sequence ATGAAAAAATTACTCACATTGTTATTAATTGCTTTTGTTGCAATTAACTTTATCGCATGCAGCAGCGATGATGATGAAGGTCCAACTGGAACTACTACTTACAAAGTATCCGGTACAATTACGGATGCTGATGGTAACGGTGTTGCTAACCAAACCGTAGAAGCTAAGAGTGCCGATGATACAAAAACAACTACCACAGATGCACAAGGCGCATATGTATTTACAGGTCTAACAGCAGGAACTACCTATACCATTACTGCAAATGGTACCGATTATTATTTTACTACAACAGGTACCGGACAAGTTACTCTAAATGCTGATGCGACAGTTAACTTTACAGCTGTTGGTCTTTACGGTACTTGGGTTTCAGAAGGTGCTAATGTAGCTCCTCTTTTAGTCGCTCTTTTTGCTACAGCAAAAATTGAAGCTACATTTAATCAAAACGGAAGTTATACTGTAGTTCAAACAGATACATCCGGAGCATCATTTACATTAACAGGTACTTTTACTATGACAAAAAGTACTGTCAATAATATTTTTGAAATCACAGCTGAACAGACAAGTCCGGCAGCACTTACTTCATCCGGAATTTTTGAAATCTATGCTGATTCTTCACCTTTCAACATGAAATATGAAATTGTGCAAACGACTCCGGATATTGGTGCGACACCTCCAACTCCTGCAGGTGGTTTTGGAAGTACAAATGCCGGTGCACTCGGTACACTTAATGTTCAGACTTACGTCAGACAATAA
- a CDS encoding alpha/beta hydrolase yields MRNIKVILAIFVTSLLIACSPYGNLSKMEFDELQYPYEVHKVNLDDGRTIAFVDEGESEEVIIFVHGLGSYLPAWKKNIEELKNNYRTIAIDLPGYGKSSKEPHEGTPEFYADVISNLMKKLNIEKANIAGHSMGGQAAITMAIKYPEQVKGLILVAPAGIESFTEGQKEWFREVMTVQGVKLTPVNQLRANVYANFYNMPDDAEFMITDRIALREAEQFDNYCYAVVQSVNGMVDQPVVNLLDRITQPTLIVFGENDNLIPNPYLNPGYTSEVAQKGKELIPNSELVMIPECGHFLQFEKPEVFNDAVKNFLR; encoded by the coding sequence ATGAGAAATATAAAAGTAATACTAGCAATTTTTGTAACGAGTTTATTAATAGCCTGTTCACCTTATGGGAATTTAAGCAAAATGGAATTCGATGAATTACAATATCCGTATGAAGTTCACAAAGTGAACTTAGACGATGGACGAACAATTGCATTTGTTGATGAAGGTGAATCCGAGGAAGTGATAATATTTGTCCACGGTTTAGGAAGTTATTTACCAGCTTGGAAGAAAAATATAGAAGAATTAAAAAATAATTACAGAACAATCGCAATCGATCTTCCCGGCTATGGAAAATCCAGCAAAGAACCGCATGAAGGAACTCCGGAATTTTATGCCGATGTAATTTCTAATCTGATGAAGAAACTTAACATTGAAAAGGCAAATATCGCCGGACATTCAATGGGTGGGCAAGCAGCAATTACGATGGCAATAAAATATCCCGAACAAGTAAAAGGACTAATCTTAGTTGCACCTGCCGGAATAGAATCATTTACGGAAGGTCAAAAAGAATGGTTTAGAGAAGTGATGACTGTTCAAGGAGTTAAACTTACTCCGGTTAATCAACTTAGAGCAAATGTATATGCAAATTTTTACAACATGCCGGATGATGCTGAATTTATGATCACAGATAGAATTGCACTCCGCGAAGCTGAGCAATTTGATAATTACTGTTACGCTGTAGTTCAATCCGTAAACGGAATGGTTGACCAACCGGTTGTAAATTTACTGGATAGAATCACACAGCCAACATTAATTGTTTTTGGAGAGAATGATAACTTAATTCCTAATCCTTATCTCAATCCCGGCTACACTTCAGAAGTTGCACAAAAAGGAAAAGAGTTAATTCCAAACAGCGAATTAGTCATGATCCCCGAATGTGGCCATTTTTTGCAGTTTGAAAAGCCGGAAGTTTTCAACGATGCAGTCAAAAATTTTCTCAGATAA
- a CDS encoding MarR family transcriptional regulator: MSSEERVKKEIIQNFGHAYRAFGLSKLMGHVVALLISSPEPLSLDEICKNLGRSKGPISQIMKRLRDRNLIRRVWHENSRKDYYEIQPEIFENAFRNNFELIKSNTRLAKQLKSLVAKEKNSNLNTLKNRLTEMHRFYQLTEKHYNNFLDEWEVEREKIYSK; encoded by the coding sequence ATGAGTTCCGAAGAACGCGTTAAAAAAGAAATCATTCAGAATTTTGGTCATGCCTACAGAGCCTTTGGTTTAAGTAAATTGATGGGTCACGTTGTTGCTCTGCTAATTTCTTCCCCTGAGCCACTCTCGCTTGATGAAATTTGTAAAAATCTTGGTAGAAGCAAAGGACCAATTAGTCAAATAATGAAACGCTTGCGTGATCGAAATCTTATAAGGAGAGTTTGGCACGAAAACAGCCGTAAAGATTATTATGAAATTCAGCCGGAAATTTTTGAAAATGCATTCCGTAACAACTTTGAATTGATTAAATCAAATACACGTCTCGCAAAACAACTTAAATCGTTAGTAGCAAAAGAAAAAAACTCCAATTTAAATACTCTCAAGAATAGATTAACTGAAATGCATAGGTTCTACCAATTGACTGAAAAGCATTACAATAATTTTTTGGATGAGTGGGAAGTCGAGAGAGAAAAAATATATTCTAAATAA
- a CDS encoding ketoacyl-ACP synthase III produces MRNAVIKSVGAYAPDRIIPNSYFNELLGEDVDTWLKSNLTIKERRWASKDQSTSDLSVEAAKIVLDRANLKPEDLQLIIISTDTPDFISPSTASVVQDKLKAVNAGTFDINTACAGFVTGIDVASKFIRADENYKNILVIGAYAMSKYLDLQDKKTVTLFADGAGAVVLSAEENSNRGFIRSKLYSEGQYNEWMGIYGGGTRHPLTPADVENKDHLLKFVKKFPKEINPTTWTSMIKEITSKENISPNDVDHFFFTQININSIWETMDNLEVDRNKAHTIMDRFGYTGSACIPMALNDAFEKGQLKIGDRIIFMGSGGGLAFACSLFEW; encoded by the coding sequence ATGAGAAATGCAGTAATCAAATCAGTTGGAGCTTATGCACCAGACCGAATTATACCAAACTCATATTTTAATGAACTATTGGGTGAAGATGTTGATACTTGGCTAAAAAGTAATCTAACTATTAAAGAAAGAAGATGGGCGAGCAAAGATCAATCAACAAGTGATCTTTCGGTTGAAGCCGCAAAAATAGTCTTAGACAGGGCGAATCTAAAACCTGAAGATTTGCAATTGATTATCATATCAACAGATACACCGGATTTTATTTCACCCTCTACTGCTTCGGTTGTTCAAGATAAATTAAAAGCGGTAAACGCCGGTACGTTTGATATTAATACAGCTTGTGCAGGTTTTGTCACAGGAATCGATGTTGCATCAAAATTTATAAGAGCGGATGAAAATTATAAAAATATTCTTGTTATAGGTGCATACGCTATGAGCAAGTATTTAGATCTACAAGATAAAAAAACTGTAACACTATTTGCTGATGGTGCGGGTGCGGTTGTTTTATCTGCAGAAGAAAATAGCAATAGAGGATTTATAAGAAGTAAATTATATAGTGAAGGACAATATAATGAATGGATGGGAATTTATGGAGGCGGAACAAGACATCCACTTACTCCGGCCGATGTTGAAAATAAAGATCATCTTCTAAAGTTTGTTAAAAAATTCCCTAAAGAAATTAATCCTACTACTTGGACAAGTATGATAAAAGAAATCACTTCAAAAGAAAATATTTCCCCAAACGATGTGGATCATTTTTTCTTTACTCAAATCAACATCAATTCAATTTGGGAGACAATGGATAACCTAGAAGTTGATCGAAATAAAGCTCATACAATTATGGACAGATTTGGTTATACCGGTTCCGCTTGTATTCCTATGGCATTAAATGATGCTTTTGAAAAAGGGCAATTAAAAATCGGTGATAGAATAATTTTTATGGGGTCCGGCGGAGGACTAGCGTTTGCATGCTCTCTTTTTGAGTGGTAA
- a CDS encoding sodium:solute symporter, giving the protein MNIASNELVIASWVLIVLYASVILFFVVRGALKIKTMKDYAVGNISFSPVAVGLALAASMTSAATFIINPGFIAYYGISGVISYAIALPIAAMVSLVVLTKGFRKHGSSVKALSMAQWMGTRYNSKSYSMFFAFLSLLLITFIVLIAVGLTKVLSKSLNVDEIYMMIGIIVFIFGYMMFGGANSMVYTNTIQAVLMLVVAFILLGSGYEYFSEGINGFLDKLKSIDPKLIGFTNDSSFLFRDFFEIIIAQIIVGVAIVCQPHIITKSLLLKTDKDVNRYLIVGVITELIFFFVVFAGLYARITFPDLTVDGVPLKLDGVVSAYVVAEFPVFVGLIVVMGLISAGISTLEGLIQALATTVTSDIAEPLFGKYYPADEIRRGKFQIGLNKIVIALIGLVAIILSYDQLINPKLSVAIFAQNGVYAYFSAAFVPILFGMFLKDVKKIAAIAASVTAVIVHFSFYYGQIGVPFTIATGENPGVAAAMAIISSILVGGILYLVTRSKKSV; this is encoded by the coding sequence ATGAACATTGCATCAAATGAATTAGTTATTGCGAGCTGGGTTTTAATAGTGCTTTATGCATCCGTTATTCTATTTTTTGTTGTTCGCGGTGCGTTGAAAATAAAAACTATGAAAGACTATGCAGTCGGTAATATTTCATTTTCTCCGGTTGCAGTTGGTTTAGCTTTAGCTGCTTCAATGACTAGCGCGGCAACGTTTATAATCAATCCGGGTTTTATTGCCTATTATGGTATCAGCGGAGTTATATCTTATGCTATCGCTTTACCTATTGCAGCAATGGTATCTCTTGTTGTTCTCACGAAAGGTTTTAGAAAACATGGAAGTAGTGTTAAGGCACTAAGCATGGCTCAATGGATGGGAACGAGATATAATAGTAAAAGTTATTCTATGTTCTTTGCATTTCTTTCTTTGCTTCTTATAACATTCATAGTTCTTATAGCAGTTGGCTTAACGAAAGTACTTTCAAAATCATTAAACGTAGATGAAATTTATATGATGATCGGAATTATTGTTTTCATATTCGGTTACATGATGTTTGGCGGTGCAAATTCAATGGTGTACACAAATACTATTCAAGCAGTGTTAATGCTTGTTGTTGCTTTTATACTGCTAGGTTCCGGCTACGAATATTTCAGCGAAGGAATAAATGGATTTCTTGATAAACTAAAATCAATTGATCCCAAGCTAATCGGTTTTACAAATGATTCAAGTTTTTTATTTAGAGATTTTTTTGAAATAATTATTGCTCAAATTATTGTGGGTGTTGCAATTGTGTGTCAACCGCACATAATAACCAAATCACTTTTATTGAAAACCGATAAGGATGTAAATAGATATTTAATTGTCGGCGTTATTACCGAATTAATTTTCTTCTTTGTTGTTTTTGCTGGATTGTATGCTCGAATCACTTTTCCCGATTTAACAGTTGATGGTGTCCCATTAAAACTAGATGGAGTAGTCTCGGCATATGTTGTTGCTGAGTTTCCAGTATTTGTTGGACTAATTGTAGTTATGGGATTAATTTCCGCAGGCATCTCAACTCTTGAAGGATTAATTCAAGCACTTGCAACAACTGTAACTTCGGACATTGCCGAGCCGCTATTTGGTAAATATTATCCAGCGGATGAAATAAGAAGAGGCAAGTTTCAGATTGGACTTAACAAAATTGTTATTGCACTTATAGGCTTGGTTGCTATAATATTATCATATGATCAATTAATAAACCCAAAACTAAGCGTTGCAATTTTTGCACAGAACGGTGTATATGCTTATTTCTCAGCAGCGTTCGTTCCTATATTATTCGGAATGTTTTTGAAAGATGTAAAAAAGATTGCAGCGATTGCTGCATCAGTAACTGCGGTTATTGTTCATTTTAGTTTTTACTACGGTCAAATCGGAGTTCCGTTTACAATTGCAACCGGTGAAAATCCGGGTGTCGCAGCAGCAATGGCAATTATATCATCCATACTTGTTGGAGGAATATTATACTTAGTTACAAGGAGCAAGAAAAGTGTTTAA
- a CDS encoding phospholipase D-like domain-containing protein: protein MKTTFKKSFPFISLIIIFVSCSTEVVRQHQEFQSEINVYFNKDADTSYAFPNNKAKFNINFEEVLINRIEKATSKIDMMAYEINLPKLIDALIKRASEGIQIRFIIDAKSHDESMVEDTSTVERYTQMRLYLEKMSRGKDLIPGTDDDIMLLADSPIFTVTDTTLRKKYKLPISFNDYENVTLKIGNKNISGHLLVDAELKPGCSDCYYSPGAQMHNKIAIIDTQWVFTGSWNFTITGLYGTEKDMQNGNLNGNQNHIVEIRNRQLASIYLKEFEEMWGGNNRKPNPTFARFNKRKTDNTQHIINIDGRRVEVYFSPSDKVLDKIINTVEREANRSVYFTIFAFSYQALVDVLKVKWEGSIEDLQGERTNFDLKGIFDATFWNQWWSASINMTGRTPKQTSEPHPMRRWKNIPPVYRDRDSRKLHAKTMIIDEGVVIVGSANWSENADANNDENTLIIYDRFIANQFMQEFRKR, encoded by the coding sequence ATGAAAACAACTTTTAAGAAATCATTCCCATTCATATCTTTAATAATCATTTTTGTCTCTTGCTCAACAGAAGTAGTAAGACAACATCAAGAATTTCAATCCGAAATTAATGTTTATTTTAATAAAGATGCAGACACCAGTTATGCTTTCCCAAATAATAAAGCAAAATTCAACATTAACTTTGAAGAAGTGTTGATCAATAGAATTGAAAAAGCAACTTCAAAAATTGATATGATGGCCTACGAAATTAATCTGCCGAAATTAATTGACGCACTTATTAAACGAGCAAGTGAGGGAATACAAATTAGATTTATCATTGATGCAAAGAGTCATGATGAATCAATGGTTGAAGATACTTCAACAGTTGAACGATATACGCAAATGAGATTGTATCTAGAAAAGATGAGTCGGGGTAAGGATTTAATTCCCGGTACAGATGATGACATTATGCTTCTTGCCGATTCACCAATTTTTACTGTGACCGATACAACACTTAGAAAAAAATATAAACTCCCGATATCTTTCAATGACTATGAAAATGTAACACTAAAAATCGGCAACAAGAATATTTCCGGTCATCTTTTAGTCGATGCAGAACTAAAACCCGGCTGCAGCGATTGTTATTATTCACCTGGTGCTCAAATGCATAACAAAATAGCAATAATAGATACACAGTGGGTCTTTACCGGTTCATGGAATTTTACAATAACGGGATTGTACGGAACCGAAAAAGATATGCAAAATGGCAACTTAAATGGAAATCAAAACCACATAGTTGAAATAAGAAATAGACAACTAGCTTCAATATATTTAAAAGAATTTGAGGAAATGTGGGGCGGCAATAACCGGAAACCTAATCCGACTTTTGCAAGATTCAATAAACGAAAAACAGACAACACTCAACACATAATTAATATTGATGGTAGAAGAGTTGAAGTCTATTTTAGTCCATCCGATAAAGTGCTTGATAAAATAATTAATACAGTTGAACGAGAAGCTAATAGATCTGTTTATTTTACAATATTTGCATTTTCCTATCAAGCTTTAGTTGATGTGTTGAAAGTTAAATGGGAAGGAAGTATTGAGGACTTACAAGGCGAAAGAACTAATTTTGATTTGAAAGGAATTTTTGATGCAACTTTCTGGAATCAATGGTGGTCTGCTTCAATTAATATGACGGGACGAACACCAAAACAAACTTCAGAACCTCATCCAATGAGAAGATGGAAAAATATCCCACCGGTTTACCGCGATAGAGATTCTAGAAAACTGCACGCGAAAACAATGATAATAGATGAAGGGGTTGTAATTGTCGGTTCCGCCAACTGGAGTGAAAATGCCGACGCTAACAACGATGAAAATACATTGATTATCTACGATCGATTTATTGCCAACCAATTCATGCAAGAGTTTAGGAAAAGATAA
- a CDS encoding long-chain fatty acid--CoA ligase, which yields MFNTQFDWIARWAKYTANRLFIREYETGLEWNYYDFNNRANQLANHLRNELKIEKGDRVAIYSKNKSEFVFLFSACVKIGAILVPLNFRLTPRELDTLIADAAPKLFLYETEFEEEVKRLKTINSIPIKLSLDIITKFSKEKIQLIDFHYDHKIQESDPVMILYTAGTTGLSKGAIITHKMLYWNSINTALRLDLSSQDHTQSFAPFFHTGGWNVLFTPFMHHGASHTLLTKFDADLILQLMEKEKSTILFGVPTMLQMMAESEYFDKVDLSSVRYAIVGGAPMPIPLINKWHEKGVFIRQGYGLTEVGPNCFSLHQDDAIRKKGSIGFTNFYVEAKVVDDKGNELGINEVGELWLKSPVVTPGYWQKEKETNESITDGWFHTGDMVRKDEEDFYYVVDRKKNMYISGGENVYPSEIENFLYTNDVIREVAVIGVPDEKWGEVGKAYLSLKENSKLNKDELKKICTGNLAKYKIPKYFEILDELPKNEAGKIDKKKLLEIHLKQTN from the coding sequence GTGTTTAATACTCAATTTGACTGGATTGCCAGATGGGCTAAATATACTGCTAATCGTTTATTCATAAGAGAATATGAAACGGGTTTGGAATGGAACTATTACGATTTTAATAATAGAGCCAATCAACTTGCGAATCATCTTAGAAATGAATTGAAAATTGAAAAGGGAGATAGAGTAGCAATATATTCAAAAAATAAATCTGAGTTTGTCTTTTTGTTTTCGGCTTGCGTTAAGATAGGCGCAATACTAGTTCCATTGAATTTTAGATTGACTCCAAGAGAACTTGATACTTTAATTGCAGACGCTGCACCAAAATTATTCTTGTATGAAACAGAGTTTGAAGAAGAAGTAAAACGGCTGAAGACAATTAACTCGATTCCGATAAAATTGTCATTGGATATAATTACTAAGTTCAGCAAAGAAAAAATTCAATTAATTGATTTTCATTATGATCACAAAATTCAAGAATCCGATCCTGTAATGATTCTATATACGGCAGGGACAACCGGATTATCAAAAGGTGCAATTATAACTCATAAGATGTTGTATTGGAATTCAATTAATACTGCATTAAGATTAGATTTGTCTTCACAAGATCATACACAAAGTTTTGCTCCGTTTTTTCATACCGGCGGTTGGAATGTTTTGTTTACTCCATTTATGCACCACGGAGCATCTCATACTTTATTAACAAAATTTGACGCCGATCTAATTTTACAATTAATGGAAAAAGAGAAATCGACAATTTTATTTGGCGTTCCTACAATGTTGCAAATGATGGCTGAATCTGAATATTTCGATAAAGTTGATCTTTCATCGGTAAGATATGCAATTGTTGGTGGCGCCCCAATGCCTATTCCTTTAATAAACAAGTGGCATGAAAAAGGTGTGTTCATAAGGCAAGGTTATGGACTCACGGAGGTTGGACCGAATTGCTTCTCACTTCATCAAGATGATGCAATCCGGAAAAAAGGTTCAATAGGTTTTACAAACTTTTATGTAGAAGCAAAAGTAGTTGATGATAAAGGTAATGAGCTTGGAATAAATGAAGTCGGTGAATTATGGTTGAAATCTCCGGTTGTTACACCGGGTTATTGGCAAAAAGAAAAAGAAACAAATGAATCAATTACAGATGGATGGTTTCACACAGGTGATATGGTTCGTAAAGATGAAGAGGATTTTTATTATGTAGTTGACCGCAAAAAGAACATGTATATAAGCGGCGGAGAAAATGTTTATCCTTCCGAAATTGAAAACTTCTTGTACACTAATGATGTTATAAGAGAAGTTGCTGTTATTGGAGTACCTGACGAGAAATGGGGCGAAGTTGGCAAAGCATATTTATCTCTTAAAGAAAATTCTAAATTAAATAAAGACGAATTAAAAAAAATCTGTACAGGAAATTTAGCCAAGTACAAAATTCCTAAATATTTTGAAATACTAGATGAATTACCAAAAAATGAAGCCGGTAAAATTGATAAGAAAAAATTACTCGAGATACACCTAAAACAAACTAACTAA
- the fabG gene encoding 3-oxoacyl-ACP reductase FabG, giving the protein MKKLQGKTAVITGGAQGIGKATVLKFVNEGANVAIWDLDSDKGISLLNEFKNNDQKVIFYKVNVAKAKEVKDAMQKVISDFRKVDILINNAGITKDSTLKKMTQEQWQQVIDVNLTGVFNCTQAIADHMIENGSGRIINASSVVGLYGNFGQTNYVATKAGVIGMTKVWARELGRKGICVNAVAPGFIATEMVAAMPEKVIQTMEEKTPLGRLGKPEDIANAYCFLASDEASFINGTTLSVDGGIVI; this is encoded by the coding sequence ATGAAAAAGTTACAAGGAAAGACAGCAGTAATAACAGGTGGTGCACAAGGTATAGGAAAAGCAACTGTTCTGAAGTTTGTTAATGAAGGTGCAAATGTTGCAATTTGGGATCTTGATTCGGATAAAGGAATTTCATTGTTAAACGAATTTAAAAATAATGATCAAAAAGTGATTTTCTACAAAGTCAACGTCGCAAAAGCTAAAGAAGTGAAAGATGCGATGCAAAAGGTGATCTCAGATTTTAGAAAAGTTGATATACTAATTAACAACGCGGGAATTACGAAAGATTCCACCCTAAAAAAAATGACACAAGAACAATGGCAGCAAGTTATTGATGTTAATTTAACTGGTGTCTTCAATTGTACTCAAGCAATTGCGGACCATATGATTGAAAATGGCAGCGGAAGAATTATTAATGCCTCTTCGGTTGTCGGTTTATATGGAAATTTTGGACAAACCAACTATGTCGCAACTAAAGCTGGTGTAATCGGTATGACAAAAGTTTGGGCACGCGAATTAGGAAGAAAAGGAATTTGTGTAAACGCGGTTGCACCTGGTTTTATTGCAACCGAAATGGTTGCCGCCATGCCTGAAAAAGTTATCCAAACTATGGAAGAAAAAACTCCGCTTGGTAGACTTGGAAAACCCGAAGACATCGCTAATGCATATTGTTTTCTTGCAAGCGATGAAGCATCATTTATTAATGGAACAACATTAAGTGTTGACGGTGGAATAGTAATTTAA